One Bacteroidales bacterium DNA segment encodes these proteins:
- a CDS encoding MBOAT family protein encodes MVFSSIVFLLYFLPAFLITYYAVSQKYKNIVILLFSIIFYNWGAPKFIFVILGTTFLDFHLVKWMSQTKNTLHRRLMLTLSVSVNLGLLFYFKYSNFFIENFNTLLSSFGVNAIQWTKLVLPIGISFYTFETITYVVDVYRRVHKPLDNFWDYQLYIILFPKLIAGPIIRYHDLADQITDRSQNDTIDNRLTGFYRFAIGLAKKVLIANHLGQQADAIFSMNYSGMGTYTAWVGILAYTFQIYFDFSGYSDMAIGLGKMIGFRFLENFNNPYISQSITEFWRRWHISLGNWMRSYLYIPLGGNRVSKFRLYFNLWLVFLASGFWHGASWSFVLWGAYHGLFLVLERGFLLKFYHTIGKLPSTIITFLIVVVGWVFFRIEKIADAFTYVKRMFAFNFNTIPSFGYEFYTYFGIAVIFAFFAYSKSGQTIQDKVYIETYNLKQHVVVSTLSIVLLLISISLITAFGFNPFIYFRF; translated from the coding sequence ATGGTATTCAGCAGCATTGTTTTCTTGCTTTACTTCCTGCCAGCATTTTTAATTACTTACTACGCTGTTAGCCAGAAATATAAAAACATTGTAATTCTTCTATTCAGCATTATATTTTATAACTGGGGTGCTCCAAAGTTTATTTTTGTAATCCTCGGTACAACATTTCTCGATTTCCATTTAGTAAAATGGATGTCACAAACCAAAAACACCCTTCACCGAAGGTTGATGCTCACTCTCTCTGTTTCTGTCAATCTCGGTCTTCTATTTTACTTCAAGTACTCAAACTTTTTTATCGAGAATTTTAACACTCTTCTCTCATCCTTTGGTGTTAATGCAATTCAATGGACAAAATTAGTTCTACCCATTGGGATATCCTTTTATACATTTGAAACAATTACCTATGTTGTTGATGTCTACAGGAGAGTTCACAAACCCTTGGATAATTTCTGGGATTATCAACTCTATATCATTCTATTTCCAAAGCTAATTGCTGGGCCAATTATTCGCTACCATGATTTAGCCGATCAAATTACGGATCGCTCTCAGAACGATACTATAGATAATAGATTAACAGGATTTTATCGCTTTGCCATTGGCCTAGCAAAAAAGGTTTTAATAGCTAATCATCTTGGTCAACAGGCTGATGCAATATTCTCGATGAACTATAGCGGAATGGGTACCTACACGGCATGGGTGGGAATTCTTGCCTACACGTTTCAAATATATTTTGATTTCTCGGGTTACTCCGATATGGCTATTGGCCTAGGTAAAATGATTGGTTTTAGGTTTCTCGAAAATTTTAATAATCCCTACATATCACAAAGTATAACTGAATTTTGGAGGCGTTGGCATATATCATTGGGAAACTGGATGCGAAGCTATCTATATATACCATTGGGGGGAAATAGGGTAAGCAAGTTTCGTTTATATTTTAACCTTTGGCTGGTTTTTCTTGCCTCGGGTTTCTGGCACGGAGCATCGTGGAGTTTCGTACTATGGGGCGCTTATCACGGATTATTTTTAGTGCTTGAACGGGGATTCTTGCTAAAATTCTATCATACAATAGGCAAACTTCCAAGCACCATCATTACATTTCTAATAGTTGTAGTTGGGTGGGTGTTCTTCAGAATCGAAAAAATTGCCGATGCCTTTACCTATGTTAAACGAATGTTTGCCTTCAATTTTAATACCATACCGTCCTTTGGTTATGAGTTTTACACCTATTTCGGTATCGCAGTAATCTTCGCTTTCTTTGCTTACTCTAAATCTGGTCAAACCATTCAGGATAAAGTTTATATTGAAACCTATAATCTCAAGCAACATGTTGTAGTATCAACATTATCAATTGTTTTGCTTCTTATTTCAATTAGTTTAATAACAGCATTCGGGTTCAACCCATTTATATATTTTAGGTTTTAG
- the dcm gene encoding DNA (cytosine-5-)-methyltransferase produces MVMGEYLTLSEASELIGKSKETLRRWDREGILPAVREPINNYRVYKRLDVEKLFGEILNIKTQEVDDNFTEPQNSYSVIELFAGAGGLAVGLEKAGLKCSALNEIDKWACETLRKNRPNWKVLEGDVRSFDFSEYHNKIDVVTGGFPCQAFSYAGKKLGLNDARGTLFYEFARVVKEVNPPICIGENVRGLLSHEGGKTLQGMISILDEIGYNVTPIKILKAINFKVPQKRERIILVGVRKDIDIKYEYPKPYRNIYNLEDALKKGQLYDSDVPKSDGAKYPKSKRDVLDLVPQKGYWRDLPEDIQKEYMGGSFYLGGGKTGMARRIGWDEPCLTLTCSPAQKQTERCHPEETRPFTVREYARIQTFPDDWKFTGSIAQQYKQIGNAVPVNLGREVGYSIVKFLNKYYQQLKMK; encoded by the coding sequence ATGGTTATGGGTGAATACTTAACATTGTCAGAAGCTTCAGAACTTATTGGAAAAAGCAAAGAAACGTTGAGAAGATGGGATCGTGAGGGTATATTACCTGCCGTACGGGAGCCAATTAACAATTATAGAGTATATAAAAGATTGGATGTAGAAAAACTCTTCGGTGAAATTTTAAATATTAAAACTCAAGAAGTTGACGACAACTTTACCGAACCTCAGAACTCATATTCTGTGATAGAATTATTTGCGGGTGCTGGCGGCTTGGCTGTGGGATTGGAAAAGGCGGGATTAAAATGTTCTGCATTAAACGAGATTGATAAATGGGCTTGTGAGACACTTCGAAAGAACCGCCCCAATTGGAAAGTACTTGAAGGTGATGTTCGCTCATTTGATTTTTCTGAATATCATAATAAAATCGATGTTGTTACAGGTGGATTTCCATGCCAAGCATTCAGCTATGCTGGTAAAAAACTCGGGCTAAATGATGCCAGAGGAACTTTATTCTATGAATTTGCACGAGTTGTTAAGGAGGTAAATCCTCCAATTTGTATTGGGGAGAATGTTAGAGGTTTATTAAGTCACGAGGGCGGAAAAACATTACAAGGAATGATTTCTATTTTAGACGAAATCGGGTATAATGTTACACCAATTAAAATTCTTAAAGCAATAAATTTTAAAGTACCCCAAAAAAGGGAACGCATTATTCTGGTTGGTGTTCGAAAAGACATTGATATAAAGTACGAATACCCTAAACCATACAGAAATATCTATAATTTAGAGGATGCTTTAAAAAAAGGGCAATTATACGATTCAGATGTTCCTAAATCAGATGGGGCGAAGTACCCAAAAAGTAAAAGGGATGTACTGGATTTAGTCCCACAAAAAGGTTATTGGCGGGATTTACCGGAAGATATCCAAAAAGAATACATGGGTGGGAGCTTTTATTTAGGTGGTGGAAAAACAGGAATGGCTCGCCGAATAGGATGGGATGAACCCTGTTTGACATTAACATGTAGTCCTGCTCAAAAGCAAACAGAAAGATGTCACCCAGAAGAAACACGCCCTTTTACGGTTCGTGAATACGCTCGAATTCAAACATTTCCCGATGATTGGAAATTCACTGGTTCTATTGCGCAGCAATACAAGCAAATAGGAAATGCTGTTCCTGTTAATTTAGGAAGAGAAGTGGGATACTCAATCGTAAAGTTTTTAAATAAATATTATCAACAGCTAAAAATGAAATAA
- a CDS encoding HNH endonuclease: MNPLIKKLLGFDQDTSDEKVREDWAIRTKNVCKPCWELKYCPYGALVEDFPLLSMIREEAIENINFIKLQLEKGTYDKERTKYFEKEVRDFKPEDYPERNTSEDIEKKCSIFGHLCPVFFVNEPFTETNERRRIGRYIPRHIMLKVVRKDNNQCQICGKVLKDDEIEFDHIIPLSKGGSTEEHNLRITCVGCNRDKSDNFEP; encoded by the coding sequence ATGAACCCACTTATCAAAAAATTACTTGGTTTTGACCAAGACACTTCTGATGAAAAAGTCAGAGAAGATTGGGCAATTAGAACAAAAAATGTATGTAAACCTTGTTGGGAATTGAAGTATTGTCCTTATGGTGCGCTTGTAGAGGATTTTCCGCTTTTATCAATGATACGAGAAGAGGCAATTGAGAACATAAATTTTATTAAATTACAACTTGAGAAAGGGACATACGACAAGGAAAGGACAAAATATTTTGAAAAAGAAGTCAGAGACTTTAAACCTGAAGATTATCCTGAAAGAAACACCTCAGAAGACATTGAGAAGAAATGTTCAATTTTCGGTCATTTGTGTCCTGTGTTTTTTGTAAACGAACCATTCACTGAAACAAATGAGAGAAGAAGAATTGGACGTTATATACCAAGACATATTATGCTTAAAGTCGTGCGAAAAGATAACAATCAATGTCAAATTTGCGGAAAAGTACTAAAGGACGACGAAATTGAATTCGATCATATTATTCCACTTTCAAAAGGAGGAAGCACAGAAGAACATAACTTAAGAATTACGTGCGTTGGTTGTAATAGAGATAAATCTGATAATTTTGAACCATAA
- a CDS encoding TolC family protein: protein MKSFFVLIFLTIFSIADAQTIMTVEDALNIALKNNYGILVAHNDAAVSRANNTLGNAGMMPNVSFTGSSNFAPNNAKSYKTLSSGIELSWMLFDGGKMFVTKSKLSEIQSLGEIQFKEKVLQTQYSVVSAYFDVVRQKQQLNSINEIIDYNKTLVKILQTSFDGGSARKSSLLQAKIDLNVYTENAINQQFTIDAAKKYLNELLAVSPDSLFEVSDSIPINFSFSKDELIQKLNSTNTSILSFQKQMDIAKLGLKEFNKSRFPQINFRAGYYMSQIDNSSSNYGPQFGGSISIPLYQSGKIRRQVSIAKLDVQSAEYDLENIKHQVKNDLLNAITQFENQQRLQAIEKENNALTKENLEISLQRMKLGETTTLEVHQAQENYVQSCTRLTNFEYNLKIAETKLKQLLSLM, encoded by the coding sequence ATGAAATCATTTTTCGTTCTTATATTCCTAACTATTTTTTCAATTGCTGATGCCCAAACCATAATGACCGTGGAGGATGCATTAAATATTGCCTTGAAAAATAATTACGGAATTCTTGTAGCCCATAATGATGCTGCAGTTTCAAGGGCAAATAATACACTTGGCAATGCTGGCATGATGCCAAATGTCTCTTTCACAGGAAGCAGCAATTTTGCACCAAACAATGCAAAATCGTATAAAACACTCAGTTCAGGGATTGAACTATCGTGGATGCTATTTGATGGTGGCAAAATGTTTGTTACAAAGAGTAAATTAAGTGAAATTCAATCTCTAGGCGAGATTCAGTTTAAGGAAAAAGTATTACAAACTCAATATAGCGTTGTTTCCGCTTATTTTGATGTTGTAAGACAAAAGCAGCAGCTAAATTCAATAAACGAAATAATAGATTACAACAAGACGCTCGTTAAGATTCTACAAACCTCTTTCGATGGCGGCTCTGCCCGAAAATCCAGTTTGCTTCAGGCAAAAATTGATTTGAATGTTTACACTGAAAACGCAATCAACCAACAGTTTACAATTGATGCAGCAAAAAAGTATTTAAATGAGCTGCTCGCTGTAAGTCCTGATTCTTTATTTGAGGTCTCAGATTCTATTCCAATCAACTTTTCGTTCAGCAAAGATGAACTGATCCAAAAGTTAAACTCAACGAATACTAGCATATTATCGTTTCAGAAACAAATGGATATTGCCAAATTGGGTTTAAAAGAATTCAACAAATCACGTTTCCCTCAAATCAATTTTAGAGCAGGATACTACATGTCGCAAATCGATAATTCATCGAGTAATTATGGCCCTCAATTTGGTGGATCGATTTCAATACCACTGTATCAATCAGGAAAAATTCGCAGACAAGTTTCAATAGCAAAACTTGATGTTCAATCGGCAGAATATGATCTTGAGAACATCAAACACCAAGTTAAAAACGACCTGTTGAACGCAATTACTCAATTCGAGAATCAGCAACGTTTACAAGCAATTGAAAAGGAAAATAATGCGCTAACCAAAGAAAATCTTGAAATAAGTTTACAAAGGATGAAACTAGGCGAAACAACCACATTGGAGGTTCACCAAGCCCAAGAAAACTACGTTCAATCCTGCACAAGACTTACTAACTTTGAGTACAATCTTAAAATTGCTGAAACAAAACTAAAGCAACTTTTGTCTTTGATGTAA
- a CDS encoding restriction endonuclease — MTEQDLTIKIVDFFEKKIFEPHVNSSLKKNSKLKSYKINPIVAKYLSKVLDDKYSPEGIAMALYYPRVLGTSINTSFGTQIQNMFIELNIAQGSLIKGMDIEFVDKIDKRNKWCQLKAGPNTINSEDVKPLIKKFTDTINLARTNKALAGISNTDFVVGVLYGEPSELSMHYKKIDKTHPVLVGKDFWHRITGFPDFYDHLVVALHECINNFDTKDFFKKGCDDLAKEIRKSPLFHF; from the coding sequence ATGACAGAACAAGACCTAACGATTAAGATCGTTGATTTTTTTGAGAAAAAGATTTTTGAACCACATGTAAACTCATCTTTAAAAAAGAATTCAAAACTAAAATCTTATAAAATCAATCCAATAGTTGCTAAGTATTTATCGAAAGTTTTGGATGATAAATATAGCCCCGAAGGAATTGCGATGGCTCTTTACTATCCTAGAGTTTTGGGAACTTCAATTAATACTTCTTTTGGGACGCAAATTCAAAATATGTTTATTGAGCTAAATATTGCTCAAGGCTCTCTAATTAAGGGAATGGATATTGAGTTTGTTGATAAAATAGACAAACGGAATAAATGGTGTCAATTGAAAGCTGGTCCAAATACTATTAATTCTGAGGATGTTAAACCTTTAATCAAGAAATTTACCGATACAATTAATTTGGCAAGAACCAATAAAGCTTTAGCAGGTATTAGCAATACTGATTTCGTTGTAGGTGTGCTTTACGGCGAACCTTCGGAACTGAGCATGCATTACAAAAAAATTGATAAAACGCATCCAGTGCTTGTTGGCAAAGATTTTTGGCATAGAATTACAGGTTTTCCTGATTTTTACGATCACCTAGTGGTTGCACTACATGAATGCATCAATAATTTTGATACTAAAGATTTCTTTAAAAAAGGCTGTGATGATTTGGCTAAAGAAATAAGAAAATCACCCTTATTTCATTTTTAG
- a CDS encoding efflux RND transporter periplasmic adaptor subunit, giving the protein MNRFVYIILIAIAGFSFVSCGKKKVNEPSKGQSGRGQIKVDAIITKPTLLTNQITISGSLLAFEEVALMSEMAGRVVQINLPEGRLVRKGTLLVQLYNDDLQANLKKLQAQLEVQEKIYQRQSDLLKVDGISQSDFDQTSLDVNTIKAGIEVQQTLIRKSQILAPFDGIIGLRNISVGAQITPSTQIATIRMEDKLKLDFSVPEKYSSEIKPGLNVKFTIYGKDTEYDATVIATEGGIDAATRNIKVRALVNSKPEELVPGGFTNVQLTLGENKNAILIPTQAIIPQERNKSVIVSKNGKAHFVMVKTGVRKESKVEITDGINMGDTIVTNGLLFLKEGVKLSFSNVKN; this is encoded by the coding sequence ATGAATCGATTTGTATATATAATTCTCATTGCAATTGCAGGTTTTTCCTTTGTGTCATGCGGGAAAAAGAAGGTAAATGAACCCAGTAAAGGGCAAAGTGGACGAGGTCAAATAAAAGTAGATGCCATTATTACCAAACCTACTTTACTTACGAATCAAATTACCATTTCTGGGTCATTATTGGCCTTTGAGGAGGTTGCCTTGATGAGCGAAATGGCAGGAAGGGTTGTTCAAATCAATTTACCCGAAGGGAGGTTAGTTCGAAAGGGAACTCTACTTGTCCAACTTTATAATGATGACCTCCAAGCCAATCTTAAAAAATTACAGGCACAGCTTGAGGTTCAGGAAAAAATATACCAAAGACAATCAGATCTATTAAAAGTAGATGGTATTAGCCAATCCGATTTTGATCAAACCTCTTTGGATGTTAACACGATAAAGGCTGGGATTGAAGTTCAACAAACCCTAATTCGAAAATCACAGATTTTGGCTCCTTTCGATGGAATTATCGGGCTACGTAATATAAGCGTTGGGGCTCAAATCACCCCTTCAACTCAAATAGCAACAATCCGAATGGAGGATAAGCTAAAATTAGATTTTAGCGTTCCCGAGAAATATAGTAGCGAAATAAAACCCGGATTGAATGTGAAGTTTACTATTTATGGGAAAGATACCGAATACGATGCAACAGTAATAGCAACCGAGGGCGGAATTGATGCAGCCACTCGAAATATTAAAGTTAGGGCATTAGTTAACAGTAAGCCTGAAGAATTAGTACCCGGCGGGTTTACGAACGTACAACTCACCCTTGGTGAAAATAAAAATGCAATTCTTATTCCTACCCAAGCCATTATTCCTCAGGAAAGGAATAAAAGTGTAATAGTTTCGAAAAATGGAAAGGCTCATTTTGTAATGGTTAAAACCGGGGTAAGAAAAGAGTCAAAGGTTGAAATTACCGATGGAATCAACATGGGTGATACGATTGTAACCAATGGTCTTCTGTTTTTGAAAGAGGGTGTCAAACTATCATTTTCAAATGTAAAAAACTGA
- a CDS encoding efflux RND transporter permease subunit, with amino-acid sequence MIISDLALKRPVGSIVLSLMIILLGVVGLSFLGVRLYPAIDPPIITVQTSYTGANSEIIESQITEPLEKSINGIEGVKSISSSSSVGSSNITVEFNLDADLEKAANDVRDKVSQAARSLPQDLDALPTVTKSDANGDPIIFLIVRSTSMNSLELSDYAENILMEKFQTIPGISSVSIYGQQKPAMRLWLDPLKMAARGITASDINSALIKENVEMPGGKIRGYGTELIVKTYGRLTTEEDFNNLIIRQNNNQVIRFRDIGEAVLGPQNEESAASINGATGLSMVLIPLPGANSIEISDEFYKRLEQIKKFLPEGVRLDVGRDRSIFVRQSVRDVIETLAIAISLVVLIIFLFFRNWVIALRPLIDIPVSLIGTFFVMYLLGYSVNVLTLLGIVLATGLVVDDGIVVTENIFKRIERGMDKMQAAIEGTREIFFAVISTSITLAIVFIPVVFLQGFTGRLFREFGIVVASAVLISALVSLTLTPVLNVFLGGSASHHSRFYLATEDFYVGLENGYRRILSYFIAKKWISFAILGACILLIFIISKQLKSELAPLEDHSFIRTSLTAPEGTEFNAMQKIIDKVAKKQIDSIPEANFILARYGGGMGSSGANTGNVMTFLLDPSERKASQQQIYDRLTKMYRSIPDARIISSQEATITAASSGGLPVQFVLQNLNFNKIREVLPKFLDEAQSSPIFSSVDVNLKFNKPEINITVDRLKATSLGVSERDVSDALNLALSGGRYGYFLKNNKQYFIIGQVDRENRNKPADISSLYVRNNVGTMIQLDNLVTIVENSNPPTLYHFNRYKSANVSANLAPGKTVGEGIEEMRKIAAKLLDDSFSTDLAGPSRDFAESNSNISFALILALLLIYLILAAQFESFRDPFIIMLTVPMAITGAMLSLWIFGQTLNIFSQIGMILLIGIVTKNGILIVEFANQKCKSGLGKKDAAFEAASARFRPIVMTSLATTFGALPIALAIGAGASSRVSLGIVVVGGLLFALVLTLFVIPVMYILFSSKK; translated from the coding sequence ATGATTATTTCAGATCTTGCATTGAAACGCCCTGTAGGCTCTATTGTATTGAGTCTCATGATTATACTTCTAGGAGTAGTCGGTTTATCGTTTCTTGGAGTACGTTTATATCCAGCAATTGACCCGCCAATAATAACTGTTCAAACATCATATACAGGAGCTAATTCCGAAATAATTGAGTCGCAAATTACCGAACCTTTAGAAAAATCAATTAATGGGATTGAAGGGGTTAAATCAATATCATCATCATCATCAGTTGGTTCTAGCAATATAACCGTTGAATTTAACCTTGATGCCGATTTGGAAAAGGCCGCAAATGATGTTCGCGATAAAGTTTCGCAAGCAGCGAGAAGTCTTCCCCAAGACCTTGACGCACTCCCTACGGTTACCAAGTCTGATGCGAATGGAGATCCAATTATTTTCCTTATTGTTCGAAGCACATCAATGAATTCCCTTGAACTAAGCGACTATGCGGAAAATATTCTGATGGAAAAATTTCAAACCATTCCGGGGATTAGCTCAGTAAGTATTTACGGTCAACAAAAACCTGCGATGCGTTTATGGTTAGATCCCTTGAAGATGGCTGCAAGAGGCATCACTGCATCGGATATAAACTCCGCTCTAATTAAGGAAAATGTTGAAATGCCAGGGGGAAAGATAAGAGGTTATGGAACTGAACTTATTGTAAAAACCTATGGAAGGTTAACAACTGAGGAAGATTTTAACAACCTTATAATTAGACAAAATAATAATCAGGTAATTCGATTTAGAGATATTGGTGAAGCCGTGTTGGGTCCTCAAAATGAGGAATCCGCTGCTAGTATTAACGGGGCAACAGGTTTATCAATGGTTTTAATTCCACTACCCGGAGCAAACAGCATTGAGATTTCAGATGAGTTTTATAAACGTTTGGAACAGATTAAAAAATTCCTGCCAGAAGGCGTTCGCCTTGATGTGGGGCGTGACAGGTCAATATTCGTTCGACAATCAGTTCGTGACGTAATAGAAACATTGGCTATTGCAATATCACTTGTTGTACTAATCATTTTCCTGTTTTTCAGAAATTGGGTAATCGCATTACGACCGCTAATTGATATTCCTGTTTCGCTCATTGGAACATTTTTCGTAATGTATCTTCTGGGTTATTCTGTCAATGTGCTAACACTACTAGGAATTGTCCTAGCCACGGGGCTAGTAGTTGACGATGGTATTGTGGTGACCGAAAATATCTTTAAGCGAATTGAACGGGGTATGGATAAAATGCAAGCTGCTATTGAAGGAACTCGTGAAATATTCTTTGCCGTTATCTCAACATCAATAACACTGGCTATTGTTTTTATTCCTGTTGTATTCCTACAAGGTTTTACGGGAAGATTGTTCAGAGAATTTGGTATTGTAGTTGCATCGGCAGTGCTAATCTCTGCCTTGGTATCACTTACTCTTACTCCCGTACTTAACGTTTTTCTTGGAGGCTCAGCGTCACACCACTCTCGATTCTATTTGGCCACCGAAGACTTTTATGTGGGTTTAGAAAATGGATATCGCAGAATACTTAGTTATTTTATTGCGAAAAAGTGGATCTCTTTTGCAATTTTGGGGGCTTGTATTTTATTGATTTTTATAATTTCCAAGCAGTTAAAATCTGAACTTGCACCTCTTGAAGACCATAGTTTTATTCGAACTTCTTTAACAGCTCCAGAGGGAACCGAATTTAATGCAATGCAAAAAATCATTGATAAGGTTGCAAAAAAACAGATCGATTCAATACCCGAAGCTAATTTTATTCTTGCTCGATACGGAGGTGGTATGGGAAGCTCAGGAGCAAATACAGGAAACGTTATGACATTTCTCTTGGATCCCAGCGAACGTAAGGCTTCGCAACAACAAATATATGATAGGTTAACAAAAATGTATCGGTCAATTCCCGATGCAAGAATTATTTCCAGTCAGGAGGCAACTATAACAGCTGCATCATCAGGTGGGCTGCCAGTTCAGTTTGTACTGCAAAATCTAAATTTCAATAAGATTCGAGAGGTACTACCCAAGTTCTTAGATGAGGCTCAAAGTAGTCCGATTTTCAGTAGTGTTGATGTAAACCTAAAGTTTAATAAACCTGAAATAAACATTACTGTTGATCGACTGAAAGCCACAAGTCTTGGCGTAAGCGAAAGAGATGTTTCCGATGCATTAAATTTAGCATTAAGCGGTGGTCGATATGGTTATTTTTTGAAAAACAACAAACAATATTTTATTATTGGACAGGTTGATAGGGAAAACAGAAACAAACCGGCCGATATTTCATCGCTTTATGTGCGAAACAATGTTGGTACAATGATTCAGCTAGACAATCTGGTAACAATAGTGGAGAATAGCAATCCACCTACATTATATCATTTTAACAGGTATAAATCTGCTAATGTTTCTGCAAACCTTGCTCCAGGAAAAACCGTAGGGGAAGGTATTGAGGAGATGCGAAAAATTGCTGCAAAACTGCTTGATGATTCTTTTAGTACAGATCTTGCAGGCCCCTCTAGAGATTTTGCCGAAAGCAACTCGAATATTTCATTTGCACTAATATTGGCATTATTGCTTATCTATTTAATTCTTGCGGCTCAATTTGAAAGTTTCCGTGATCCTTTTATTATTATGCTCACAGTACCTATGGCAATAACAGGCGCAATGCTTTCGCTTTGGATTTTTGGACAAACCTTAAATATTTTTTCCCAAATCGGGATGATTCTACTTATTGGAATTGTTACCAAAAACGGGATTCTAATTGTAGAGTTTGCAAACCAGAAATGTAAGAGCGGGTTGGGCAAAAAAGATGCTGCATTTGAAGCTGCCTCTGCTCGTTTTCGACCTATTGTGATGACCTCGTTGGCAACAACCTTTGGTGCGCTTCCAATTGCTTTGGCTATCGGTGCTGGTGCATCAAGCCGTGTTTCGCTTGGTATTGTTGTGGTAGGGGGTTTACTCTTTGCCTTAGTACTAACCCTATTTGTTATTCCGGTTATGTATATATTATTTTCAAGTAAAAAATAA
- a CDS encoding DUF2461 domain-containing protein produces the protein MKSALDFLVALKANNDRDWFNANKDWFQKSAEEFKEFTNSLILGINEFDDFVGSIDPKDCIFRVYRDVRFSANKAPYKTNFGAYIARGGRKSPYAGYYFHLDTESSFASGGIYMAAPDVMKRIREDIDLYADEFLAIVNNKKFKETYQFFDEEKLKRVPQGFDKDSPVAEYFKFKHITPYHSLSEKDITDKNLLKNTLVVFKEMKPLVDFLNRSIRGLNE, from the coding sequence ATGAAATCAGCATTAGATTTTCTGGTAGCCCTTAAAGCTAATAACGATCGCGATTGGTTCAATGCCAATAAGGATTGGTTTCAAAAATCGGCGGAAGAATTCAAAGAGTTTACCAATTCCCTAATCCTTGGAATTAATGAGTTTGATGATTTTGTGGGATCGATTGATCCTAAGGATTGTATTTTTAGGGTATATCGCGATGTTCGATTTTCGGCAAATAAAGCCCCGTACAAGACAAATTTCGGTGCATACATCGCAAGAGGAGGTAGGAAAAGCCCGTATGCTGGTTACTATTTTCATTTAGATACTGAAAGTTCGTTCGCATCGGGCGGAATATATATGGCAGCACCTGATGTTATGAAGCGGATTCGTGAGGACATAGATCTTTATGCGGATGAGTTTTTAGCAATTGTAAACAACAAAAAATTTAAAGAAACCTATCAGTTTTTTGATGAAGAAAAGTTAAAGCGAGTACCACAAGGTTTCGATAAAGATTCACCAGTGGCTGAATATTTCAAGTTTAAGCATATAACCCCATACCATAGCCTAAGCGAGAAGGATATTACGGATAAAAATCTCCTTAAGAACACCCTCGTAGTATTCAAAGAGATGAAACCGTTGGTTGATTTCTTAAATCGATCAATTAGGGGGTTAAACGAATAG